GGCTTCAGTGGTGCAATCAATGGCTTGGTTAATGGCTTTGCCTGTGTTCTCTAACCGTCGTTCGGTGCCTTAGTGAACAGGTTGCAGCGTTTTGGCAGTGTAGGCGATGCCCAGCCCAATCACATTGGCAATGCATTCGTTCAGCGGAGCGGGGGGTTAGGGGTTGAGAGCTTGGGTCATGACGATCGCCGTTGGGATAGTTGGCTTTATCTTAACCGTCAGATTGATATTGGATTGACAACTGGGTTTAAAGCTGTTTACAGGCTACTATTGCTGTCATCAGCACCCTTGTCTGCACAAGCAATCTCATACACTGTGTTAACTAAGATACAACGCTATGGGCTAACCATTCTGGGCTAGTCTTTACAATTCCTTAAATCTTAACCAGTATCGTGGGGTTGCCAGAATAATCATTAGCAGTTAGCGATCGTATTTCCCGAACCAGGCATGGCAGAGATTCAAATTAATACGTTAGAGTTCTTAAGCCAGATTTCTCCCTTTAGTCAATTGCCACCTACTGTACTGCGTGACCTTGCTGCTCGCATGCAGCCCTTTGGCTACAGCATGGGTAAAAAGATGATGGAGCATGGCAAGCTTCCAGGCCAAGTTTTGGTAGTGTATCAGGGTGTCATTCGGCTGTTGGGTTACGATACTCGCACCCAGATGCCAGTAACCTTGGAGCGGCTGCAATCTGGAGCCGTGCTAGGTGCCGTTAGCCTCATGCGCGGGGTCGGGTGTGAAACAGCGATCGCCTCTACGGATGCCATTTGCCTGGCTATGTCCGCAGAGGAATTCTTACGCCTGATGGGACGCTACGGCGAGTTTGCCGATGCCATGCGTAACCAGTGTAGCCCGATCGAGGCATTAGCCCTGTTGGATGCTTACCTGAATCGGCAACCGTGGACGGGGGTAGAAGCTCGTCAGCTAGCTGCTCCAGCCAGTGCCCATGCTATCGTGCGCCAAGTGCAACCTGAACAAGCATCATTAACCGATCTAGCGCCAGATCGGTTGTGGCTGTTGGCTAGCGGCACAGTGAAAGGGCTAGCGATCGGTGATGAAGTTGACCTCACTGGCGGTAAGGTCACCCTACGAGTTGAAGGCAATCAGCCTGCTCGGCTGGTGGGCTTTCGTCCCCAGGATATTCTTCCCCCAGAAGCATCAGGCGTAGCCAATGGCCATTACCCAGGCACTCCAGCAGATAACCCCGCTACTAGCAGCCCCGACCATAGATCTGACCGTGCAATAGCAGATATAAATGAGGTTCCCCCCGCCCCACCAGAGATTCTTGTCTATGACTCTGAGGCCGATCGCAGCAAGACCTATCCCCTGATCCAGGCAAAGGGCAATCAACCGACAACCTTGGCCTGCTTCCAGATGTTGTGCCAATATTTCAACATCCCCTTCCGGCGGGAGGCCATTCGGCGGGTGGTTAACCACCACATTAGCCCCACGCATGAGGTGTCCCTACAGATTTGTGGCTCCATTGCCGACCTGATTGGTCTGAATGCCCAGCTCGTGACCCTACCGACTCTGAGTATGGGGCAGATTCCTGTGCCTGCTATGCTGATTTGGCAAGGTAAACCCGCGATCGTCTACAAGGCTAACGACCGAGAAATTACGATCGCCTCCCCAGAGTTGGGACTAATTCAGCAAAAACCAGCCGATCTAGCAGCATCCCTAGGCGAGATGTTGCCGGTACTATTGCTGCAAGCCACTAAAGAAACCCCGCAACAAAAATTTGGCCTCTCCTGGTTTTTGCCCTTTATCCGGGAATACCGTCGTCCCTTAATTGAGGTATTACTGGCTTCCTTCTTTGTGCAACTCTTTGGCCTCGCC
This is a stretch of genomic DNA from Cyanobacteriota bacterium. It encodes these proteins:
- a CDS encoding cyclic nucleotide-binding domain-containing protein; the protein is MAEIQINTLEFLSQISPFSQLPPTVLRDLAARMQPFGYSMGKKMMEHGKLPGQVLVVYQGVIRLLGYDTRTQMPVTLERLQSGAVLGAVSLMRGVGCETAIASTDAICLAMSAEEFLRLMGRYGEFADAMRNQCSPIEALALLDAYLNRQPWTGVEARQLAAPASAHAIVRQVQPEQASLTDLAPDRLWLLASGTVKGLAIGDEVDLTGGKVTLRVEGNQPARLVGFRPQDILPPEASGVANGHYPGTPADNPATSSPDHRSDRAIADINEVPPAPPEILVYDSEADRSKTYPLIQAKGNQPTTLACFQMLCQYFNIPFRREAIRRVVNHHISPTHEVSLQICGSIADLIGLNAQLVTLPTLSMGQIPVPAMLIWQGKPAIVYKANDREITIASPELGLIQQKPADLAASLGEMLPVLLLQATKETPQQKFGLSWFLPFIREYRRPLIEVLLASFFVQLFGLANPLMIQVIIDKVLVQNSPDTLQVLGILLLIVAVFEALLSSLRTYLFAEVTNRIDMKLG